The Melanotaenia boesemani isolate fMelBoe1 chromosome 12, fMelBoe1.pri, whole genome shotgun sequence genome contains the following window.
TTTGCTGTAATACATTGGTGCTTACTTTAAAAAAACCCTCTTAAACAATAACCTGAGAATATAAAAGAGGTTTGAAAGCACAAGTTTCCAGTGCAAGCCAAAGCAAGTAGAGTGGAGGAGGGGTTAACCTGGAGCACAGGAAGTCTGTACAACCAGAAATACATCTGGCAGCAGATCTGCAGTTTTGAGCAGAGCAATCTACAATCTCAGTGCAACGTTTTGAGGTAGAACTCTGAAAGACAAAGCTCTTGAATTATGATAGGAAAATATTCCCTTTACACCATCATAGAAACAAAGGATGGAGAGATAAGGGTTTAAAAAGTGCATTGAGCACTTTTGCTTGGGAGTGCCTAGTATCCAGTGTCAATGCTGATGGAACGTCGAGTCACATGTGTGATCTCTCCAGGGATGTATTCACAGAAGCTGGTCTGGTACCTGGCCAACATTTTCAGCATTGGCCGCAGATTTAACCACCACTGGACTTTGGGCATCCTGTGCCTGAAAATGAGAGGATACTCATTAGTGATGACTTGCGTATTTAACAAAATCAGAAATTTAGCATTAATGCAGTGCTTACTCAAAATCAGTCATGTCCTTCAGCTCAGTGACAGGGATAAACAAAGGAATCTTTCTGTTAAGGCCAAGCACACATGCTGTATTTGGAGCGTTGGCAAACACACGGccttgtggggaaaaaaacaacatcactGAAACATAGCTGATGTTTGATTTAgggctttttaaaacaatttttcatACCATCCATGCATGTAGAGTAACTTACCTTGTCTGTAGTTTTCCTTTAACTGCTCTGAAAGCCACTGGGTAGCCTTGACACCCAGCTTAGTGCCAAAATTTCGATCAAAGGGAGAAGGTGTCCCTCCCTGCAGTATACACACGCAAACTGTATCAAGAAATGATTCTGGAAAGAAATCTGATATTATTGGGCTGTTGTTTTGGGTAGCTCAGTACCTGCTGGAGGTGTCCCAACACATTGACTCTGCAGTCAAAGACGTCCTTCCCTTCTGCTGTATACAGCCTATAGATGAAATCTGTAGTGTAGTTTTCATGGCATTTTTCATTCCTGTCAGAGCAGAGAAGATAAAAATCCAAAGTCATTGTATTTAGAATTGTCGTTCTGTTGACAAGCCAAAATTAAGCTTGGGTATCTTCAGCAACTTTACCAACTTCCATATCAAATTCAATGAAATTTTGCGCAGTCCTGTTCTTTTGTACAAATCCTTCTTACTTTGGTGATCCTCAGGATCAAGAAACAATATAATGAATCAAGAGACCCAATATGAATCTTCATCCTGTGTTTTATGACCAAATATCTGCAAACTAAACTTATTGTGCTGATTATGTTGATTTTGGAAAGCTTCATCAGTTGATTCTGCTGGTAAATAACCTtccgttgccatggaaactaATCATAACAAGTCTTGAAAGAGTCCAAAGAACACTGAGAAAGCACGTGAGCAGCACAGCCTTTGTACCAACATGAAAAAATCTTCTTGAAAAATGTACTTGATGGTGATTGTCTTGAAAGAAGACAATTGTgtccaaaaaattaaaacagtatGTCAGATCTACTATGGTTTGGTGCCACAATGTGTCTAGAGTGGAATggaattaaaatagaaaaagggACTGCTAAAACAACAATGAACCAAAGACAAAAGACATGCCAGTACTTTTGTGTTACATACCTCAGTACAAGACCTCGCTGGATGTCCTTCTTCATCTTTTCACTTAAATGATCCACATTGGTCTATTAACAGGATACATAGAAAAAATGTTCAGAACACGCCAAAGAAATAgcacagttattattattattatcattattattattattactacctTGAGGTCATGAATGTTAAATGGCTCTTCATATATGTAGGCAGCATCAGCACCTACAGCAATACCAGTGGTGGTAGCCAGATAGCCACAATAACCTCCCATAGTCTCTACCACAAACACTCGTCTCTTGGTCCCAGAGGCAGACTGCTTGATTTTGTCACAGCTCTAAGGAAGACATCAAAATAGCATGATGAGAAGAAGACTGTATCAGAAACATACTCTGAAGTAAGTTTTCTCCGTCAGCCCTACAAAGAGCAAAACTGACCAAATGAGATGAACAGTCACAGATAAGTAGAAAAGCAAAGCATAACTATGAATGTTCCTAATGATTCCAAAGAATAAATCTGTCTATCTCTTTGCCTTCAAAATGTGAAcatcaaaactaaaacaacaaaaccctCCTTTCTGTTTTAAGAGTTCAAAGTCTCTCAGTaacaaagctgctctattagaagaaatgttttctggTTCAGTGTGCATTGATCTTGAACCTGAAATGTCGAAGCTGTGTGGTTAAAATGTGCCACCTGCTCAGATTTACCTCCATAGCAGCATTGACAGCAGTGTCTGCTCCCAGGCTGAAGTCAGTTCCAGGGACGTTGTTGCTGATGGTAGCTGGGACAACACACATGGGGATGCAGAGCTCATCATAGTGTGTCCGTGCTTCATACAGCTGCAGCACACCTTCATACCCCTGTGAAAATGGTAGAGATAGATTAAAACAATGACActgtaaaataatgaaattgaATGTGATAGTTTTTTGAGTTGAGTCTTAATATACCTCAAACCCTCCGATCACAAGCAAAGCTGAGATGTTGAACTTGATTATGTTCTCCACAATCTTAGCCATGTCTTTATTTGGTAGGGTTCTGAAAAGGAcatgaaaattttaaattactATAAGGCATTTCAACATTAATCTATGGTGCTATATACTTTACAGCATACACACTATAACACACTATAATTTTGCCCCTGCATTTGCTGCAATAGTTTACCATTTTCAAATGTATGTCTGAACTACTCAAGTACTCATGagactaaatgtttaaatgataatagaaaaaaaaaaacaatctcatATACCGTTTAGTCCCCAGCAGTGAGCCCCCTTGGCCTGTCCAACCAGCCACATTATGCCATTTCATCTCGAacacctgcagacagacagcagtACAGTTTCAGTCAGAATACAGTGAGATTGCTAAATTTCCAATGTGTGATAAAAACAAAGTCTCACCTCTCCATTAGCAAGCCCTTGAAACCCATCGTGGACAGCATAGACCTTGTGTCCATGAGCGAGTGCTACCCTTACAGCTGACCTCACCGCTGCATTCATCCCTGCAGCTGGAGCCCCCACATTCAAGATAGCCAGAGAGAAATTGCTCTGAGGGAACAGGAGCAAGGAAGCAGGAGTCACACACATTTTAGACTAAATCCTGtagattctttttttaaaatacatatttttgaGCGAAATTGCATGAATATGCTTCTGTGTGACAGACATACTGCAGCCTGGGCAGGCTTTTGGATAGCAAGAAGCTTGTAGATGTTCCAGTTGTTCTCAAAACTCCTGCAGGAACATGAGATAGTTTAtgcttgatttgtttttatcttaactGCAGAATTAAACAACTTGCACAATCATTGtcattttgcattattttgaaATTATAATCTAATGTACGTCTTTGCTCTTACCCTCCACGCAGTGTAAGAGCCTCATCGAACCTCTTTTCATTCATGGCCTTTTGCACCAGCTTAGTCTGCAAAGGATGGTGTAGAAAATCAATGACCGGTCCCCACATCACTTTACTGTGTATGGGGTCTGTCCATTAAACTCAATACCAGAAATaacagaagagagagagaaactcacCATGTCCACACACTCCATTAGAGGCAGACGGACTGCATGGTTGCCTGACAGGCCAATAACACAGGCTGGGGTGTCAGGGGAAGCCTCCATCAGGGCAACCACTGCCTCCACACCCAACTTACTGCTCTGAAAATAGAGAGTTTAGAGTTTACAAAACACTGACAACAAATGTTGGAAGATATAATTTCCTACTCCCTCTTCCCTGATTTTATGGATGATGGAAACTCACTGAGCTCTAAGATCTGTCTGACAACTTTGCAGCAACTAACCAGTTACCAGTTACAAGTCGACAGCTGTTTAGGTCATGTAGACTTCTATGGTTATTGAGGTTTCATGTTGGTGATTTTCTCACCTCACCAACATGTTGGTAGAGTCACAAGAATTTTAAGGCGTAAATAGTGGAAACTCCGTTATGTCATGCCTGCATAATATGTGGCTGCCAGAAACCACTGCCTGTTTGATCTCACAAGCTGACCGATGTTTTGTATATACAGTCCAGAGAAGGAAGGACTGTACAGACCTATTAATTGCAAAGGCCAGATAATTGCTCCAGTCCACCTGTAGTTAAGGCACTAGGACTGGGTCAAAAATAATTATATTCCTGTATTAattaatcttcattttaatgacCTGATTGCAATCGATAAAGATCCTCAAATcagcattttaataaataaatgcttcttGTTTTGGATGCAACAGTCTTGAGGCAACACAagtcttttgtgtgtttcttttttactcAAGTAAATGCATCCtgttagaaaaaacaaaacattgaatTTGTCTCTGTATTTGCACTGTGATGGACTGGGAACCTTAAATAAAGCAGGTatggaaacaaaaagaacagaCTAACATAGAATTCAATTGGAAATTGGCTTGAAACCTAATAAATTGTAAATGAACTGATTTTGAAATTTAGTGGAGTACAAAAATTAAGGAAGCACTCTCAGTGCCATCAGTGGGCCAAATGTTACGTTGCCCTGAAGTCCCTGCCGAAATGCTTTGAACACTATTCATACCTTGATATATGTACGGGACTCAGGTGTTTACAAGGAGTATTAAGGACATATGTGATCTCATCTATGGTTATGATGCTAATAACCTTACATGAAATTAAATACCTTGGGCTTCCTATCAGCCAGTTTAATGTCAAttaaacacaaagacacaaagagtAACCAAGACGGCGCCGTCCTAGCAGCAGCCTGTTGTAGCAGCTCTGGGTATTTTCTGTCGAtttcatgttattgttgttgttgttggcatTTACCGTTGCTGCTACCATTATATACTGTTATTGTTACACTGTtacttttactattattattatcatttcacAAGTTcccttcagtgtatttattctgttttatctaTCG
Protein-coding sequences here:
- the pfkla gene encoding ATP-dependent 6-phosphofructokinase, liver type, yielding MSSMDLEKLKMTGAGRAMAVLTSGGDAQGMNAAVRAVTRMGIYVGAKVFLIHEGYQGLVDGGDNIKLAHWHSVTNIIQLGGTVIGSARCKAFTTREGRIAAAFNLVKKGITNLCVCGGDGSLTGANIFRNEWSSLLEELMQKGRITAEMAKQNSHLNIVGLVGSIDNDFCGTDMTIGADSALHRIMEIVDAIMTTAQSHQRTFVLEVMGRHCGYLALVTALASGADWLFIPESPPQEGWEDLMCARLERSRTKGSRLNIIIVAEGAIDSNGKPISSSYIKDLVIKRMGYDTRVTVLGHVQRGGTPSAFDRVLSSKLGVEAVVALMEASPDTPACVIGLSGNHAVRLPLMECVDMTKLVQKAMNEKRFDEALTLRGGSFENNWNIYKLLAIQKPAQAASNFSLAILNVGAPAAGMNAAVRSAVRVALAHGHKVYAVHDGFQGLANGEVFEMKWHNVAGWTGQGGSLLGTKRTLPNKDMAKIVENIIKFNISALLVIGGFEGYEGVLQLYEARTHYDELCIPMCVVPATISNNVPGTDFSLGADTAVNAAMESCDKIKQSASGTKRRVFVVETMGGYCGYLATTTGIAVGADAAYIYEEPFNIHDLKTNVDHLSEKMKKDIQRGLVLRNEKCHENYTTDFIYRLYTAEGKDVFDCRVNVLGHLQQGGTPSPFDRNFGTKLGVKATQWLSEQLKENYRQGRVFANAPNTACVLGLNRKIPLFIPVTELKDMTDFEHRMPKVQWWLNLRPMLKMLARYQTSFCEYIPGEITHVTRRSISIDTGY